In one window of Janthinobacterium sp. 1_2014MBL_MicDiv DNA:
- a CDS encoding aminotransferase-like domain-containing protein produces the protein MKIENPNPIQWRFAERADQLQSSFIREILKITQRPEIISFAGGLPSPATFPVEEMKTAFDKVLSNNGKVALQYGPTDGYLPLRQWIADSLSSQGSTIMPEQVLMTSGSQQALDLLGKVLIDEGSKVLVETPSYLGALQAFSVYRPEFVSVDTDDEGLVPSSVDPLADGARLLYALPNFQNPTGRSLSVARRVELVETCARHGLPLIEDDPYGALSYSGEPYPKMINMNPDGVIYMGSFSKVLTPGIRLGYVVAPMPLVRRLELAKQAADLHTSQLTQMVVHEVIKDGFLDRHIPSIRSLYGNQCQAMLSALEEHFPAGVTWTKPEGGMFIWVTLPKHIDAMKLLDEAIANKVAFVPGAPFYANTPDTHTLRLSFVTVPPERIREGIAILGKLIAAKV, from the coding sequence ATGAAAATTGAAAATCCGAATCCGATCCAATGGCGCTTTGCCGAACGCGCGGACCAGCTGCAAAGCTCGTTCATCCGCGAAATCCTGAAGATCACGCAGCGCCCTGAAATCATTTCCTTCGCCGGCGGCCTGCCGTCGCCCGCCACCTTCCCCGTCGAGGAAATGAAGACGGCCTTCGACAAGGTGCTGTCGAACAATGGCAAGGTAGCCCTGCAATACGGCCCCACGGACGGCTACCTGCCGCTGCGCCAGTGGATCGCCGACTCCCTCTCGAGCCAAGGCAGCACCATCATGCCGGAACAAGTGCTGATGACATCCGGCTCGCAGCAGGCGCTGGACTTGCTGGGCAAGGTACTCATCGACGAAGGCAGCAAGGTCCTGGTGGAAACCCCCAGCTACCTGGGCGCGCTGCAGGCGTTCTCCGTCTACCGTCCCGAATTCGTTTCCGTCGATACCGATGACGAAGGCCTGGTGCCGTCGTCCGTCGACCCGCTGGCCGACGGCGCGCGCCTGCTGTACGCGCTGCCGAACTTCCAGAACCCGACTGGTCGCAGCCTGTCCGTGGCGCGCCGCGTCGAGCTGGTGGAAACCTGCGCCCGCCACGGCCTGCCGCTGATCGAGGACGATCCCTACGGCGCCCTCAGCTACAGCGGCGAGCCGTACCCGAAAATGATCAACATGAATCCCGATGGCGTGATTTACATGGGCTCGTTCTCGAAAGTGCTCACGCCCGGCATCCGCCTCGGCTACGTGGTGGCGCCGATGCCGCTGGTGCGCCGCCTCGAGCTGGCCAAGCAGGCGGCCGACCTGCACACCTCGCAGCTGACGCAGATGGTCGTGCATGAAGTGATCAAGGATGGCTTCCTGGACCGCCATATCCCCAGCATCCGCAGCCTGTACGGCAACCAGTGCCAGGCCATGCTGTCGGCCCTGGAAGAGCATTTCCCGGCCGGCGTCACCTGGACAAAACCGGAAGGCGGCATGTTCATCTGGGTCACGCTGCCGAAGCACATCGACGCCATGAAACTGCTCGATGAAGCCATCGCCAACAAGGTGGCCTTCGTGCCGGGCGCGCCGTTCTATGCGAACACGCCGGACACGCACACGCTGCGCCTGTCGTTCGTGACGGTGCCGCCGGAACGCATCCGCGAAGGCATCGCCATCCTGGGCAAGCTGATCGCCGCCAAAGTGTAA
- a CDS encoding diguanylate cyclase, with protein MSPGSVGYPQRREAAILIVDDAPANLELLRKLMSEQGYQTYVATSGERALAIAQRAHPDLILLDVLMPDMDGIETCRRLKQHPLTQRIPVIFMSAKTETEDVVAGFDCGAVDYISKPLRMAEVCARVRAQLQIRSNNETQQEQAERLRTIVNNMAEGLLIIEADGRIQYTNPACDQYLGYRENELAGRSIGELLSPLVTQEYLDYFAMYAANPETAHNHGTREVAIRHRNGEALSMDLTLTPMYLRQPLYIGLLHDITHHKQSEDALQRAAYLDPLTKIANRRHFDSFLEKEWQRAVRGGSALSLVVLDVDHFKLYNDSLGHPAGDSCLQQVAQAIDAHACRSGDLAARYGGEEFVMLFADTDADSALSLAEAIRAHIEELQLPHPRSSTSPWITVSIGVATIHPHQLDDREALFVAADRALYVAKEGGRNQVRATHSGSTAWETVKAIVLR; from the coding sequence ATGAGTCCAGGCAGTGTGGGGTATCCCCAGCGGCGCGAAGCCGCCATTTTGATTGTCGATGATGCGCCGGCCAACCTTGAGCTGCTGCGCAAGCTCATGAGCGAACAGGGGTATCAGACCTATGTCGCCACGTCCGGCGAGCGGGCGCTGGCGATCGCCCAGCGCGCCCATCCGGACCTGATCCTGCTCGACGTGCTGATGCCGGACATGGATGGCATCGAAACCTGCCGCCGCCTCAAGCAGCACCCGCTGACGCAGCGCATACCGGTCATCTTCATGAGCGCCAAGACGGAAACGGAAGACGTGGTGGCCGGCTTCGACTGCGGCGCCGTCGATTACATCAGCAAGCCGCTGCGCATGGCCGAAGTGTGCGCGCGCGTGCGCGCCCAGCTGCAAATCCGCAGCAACAATGAAACCCAGCAGGAGCAGGCCGAACGCCTGCGCACCATCGTCAACAACATGGCCGAAGGCTTGCTGATCATCGAGGCCGACGGCCGCATCCAGTACACCAATCCGGCCTGCGACCAGTACCTGGGCTACCGCGAAAACGAGCTGGCCGGGCGCTCGATCGGCGAGCTGCTCAGCCCCCTGGTGACGCAGGAATACCTCGATTACTTCGCCATGTATGCGGCCAATCCGGAGACGGCGCACAACCACGGCACGCGCGAAGTGGCGATCCGCCACCGCAATGGCGAGGCGCTGAGCATGGACCTGACCCTGACGCCCATGTATCTGCGCCAGCCCCTGTATATCGGCCTGCTGCACGACATCACGCACCACAAGCAGTCGGAAGACGCGCTGCAGCGCGCCGCCTACCTCGACCCGCTGACGAAGATCGCCAACCGCCGGCATTTCGACAGCTTCCTGGAAAAAGAGTGGCAGCGCGCCGTGCGCGGCGGCAGCGCCCTATCGCTGGTGGTGCTCGATGTCGACCACTTCAAGCTGTATAACGACAGCCTGGGCCACCCGGCCGGCGACAGCTGCCTGCAGCAGGTGGCGCAAGCCATCGACGCGCATGCCTGCCGCTCGGGCGACCTGGCGGCCCGCTACGGCGGCGAGGAGTTCGTCATGCTGTTCGCCGACACGGACGCCGACAGCGCCCTGTCCCTGGCCGAAGCCATCCGCGCCCACATCGAGGAACTGCAGCTGCCGCATCCGCGCTCAAGCACCTCGCCCTGGATCACCGTCAGCATCGGCGTGGCGACCATCCACCCGCACCAGCTGGACGACCGCGAAGCGCTGTTCGTCGCCGCCGACCGCGCCCTGTACGTGGCCAAGGAAGGGGGCCGCAACCAGGTCCGCGCCACGCATTCGGGCAGCACGGCCTGGGAAACCGTCAAGGCGATCGTCCTGCGTTAG
- a CDS encoding TonB-dependent hemoglobin/transferrin/lactoferrin family receptor codes for MKISSKQTMCGSARAGGLTPMAAALALILGGMGAGAWAADKAGKDNPAQNETQMPAISVFGDAISAGTAGRSYINSADIERQQADNVASLLDTLPGVDLAGTARPSGQSLNIWGFNKVQDVKVILDGVPKGFEKYRQGSIFIEPELIKQIEVNKGAHTSLYGNGGFGGVITVDTKDAQDLLEGGEKVGAMLKYSRHSNNGENDATVAVYGRTEDGRFDAMAFTTQRKSDDLRKPDGKPFRFSAIDAPSSLAKLNIRLTPEQLLTLTAMKSGSTGWGPFAAMGEDVPTPTEAEIKKYGLEEAWQRKAVYRDQNDDTYSVKWQYAPQNNPWIKLTASAGYSHTDQHDKRLPSASLGSYLGSLGNESWASYVDRIFDLRNESVFSTGAVSHVLQTGLQWHKNVRDTLMYYPSSTALKDPSYNYGYFQPYYMPAGRQETTGLYLQDAMTYGSLTLTAALRHDRVVSEGVPNKASRYNSPLAAAGHDFSEKVHEDWSPRLGLFWKASSAVALFGDLSRTWRAPTIDEMYSNEYYVSSRLGSSTPGTSRNLAVERVTAVRAGAMLHRRSLWTENDDAQLRLTLYQNRVSDNIGPRLGILVEGYVPGSGKVPPALSSYRNLAGFRTQGVELESYYNTPRLFASASLSKQRGTRTGTQRDPWGQDEPVSTIAPDKLMAGLGWRFPEQGVSIGWQGRFVARQDRVLPIGSVYRLPPSKGYALHTLFASWNGRQGAWRGTEVRLTVDNVFNRNYMPYLSEAVTGVGRNAKLSVSRKF; via the coding sequence ATGAAAATCAGCAGCAAGCAAACGATGTGCGGCAGCGCGCGCGCAGGTGGATTGACCCCGATGGCCGCCGCGCTGGCGCTCATATTGGGCGGCATGGGCGCCGGCGCCTGGGCGGCCGACAAGGCCGGGAAGGACAATCCGGCGCAGAACGAGACGCAGATGCCGGCCATCAGCGTGTTTGGCGACGCCATCAGCGCCGGCACGGCCGGCCGCTCGTACATCAACAGCGCCGACATCGAACGCCAGCAGGCCGACAACGTCGCCTCGCTGCTCGACACCCTGCCCGGCGTGGACCTGGCCGGCACGGCCCGTCCCAGTGGCCAGAGCCTGAATATCTGGGGCTTCAACAAGGTGCAGGACGTGAAGGTCATCCTCGACGGCGTGCCCAAGGGCTTCGAGAAATACCGCCAGGGCTCCATCTTCATCGAACCGGAACTGATCAAGCAGATCGAGGTGAACAAGGGCGCGCATACCAGCCTGTATGGCAATGGCGGTTTCGGCGGCGTCATCACGGTCGACACCAAGGATGCGCAGGACTTGCTGGAAGGCGGCGAGAAAGTGGGCGCCATGCTCAAGTACTCGCGTCATTCGAACAACGGGGAAAACGACGCCACCGTGGCCGTTTACGGGCGCACGGAAGACGGCCGCTTCGACGCAATGGCCTTCACCACGCAGCGCAAGTCGGACGACCTGCGCAAACCCGATGGCAAGCCATTCCGCTTTTCCGCCATCGACGCGCCATCGAGCCTGGCGAAATTGAACATCCGCCTGACGCCGGAGCAGCTCCTGACCCTGACCGCCATGAAGAGCGGCAGCACGGGCTGGGGACCGTTCGCCGCCATGGGCGAGGACGTGCCCACGCCGACCGAGGCGGAAATCAAAAAATACGGGCTGGAAGAGGCGTGGCAGCGCAAGGCCGTCTACCGCGACCAGAACGACGATACGTATTCCGTGAAATGGCAGTATGCGCCGCAGAACAACCCGTGGATCAAGCTGACCGCCAGCGCCGGCTATTCGCACACGGACCAGCATGACAAGCGCTTGCCGTCCGCTTCGCTGGGTTCCTACCTCGGTTCGCTGGGCAACGAGAGCTGGGCTTCGTACGTGGACCGCATCTTTGATCTGCGCAACGAGAGCGTGTTCAGCACCGGCGCCGTGTCGCACGTGCTGCAAACGGGCCTGCAATGGCACAAGAATGTGCGCGACACCCTGATGTACTACCCGTCGTCGACGGCGCTGAAGGACCCGAGCTACAACTATGGCTATTTCCAGCCCTATTACATGCCGGCCGGCCGCCAGGAAACCACGGGCCTGTACCTGCAGGATGCGATGACCTACGGCAGCCTGACCCTGACGGCGGCGCTGCGCCACGACCGCGTCGTCTCCGAAGGCGTGCCGAACAAGGCCTCGCGCTACAACAGCCCGCTGGCCGCCGCCGGCCACGATTTCAGCGAAAAGGTGCACGAAGACTGGTCGCCGCGCCTGGGACTGTTCTGGAAGGCGTCCAGCGCGGTGGCGCTGTTCGGCGACTTGAGCCGCACCTGGCGCGCGCCCACCATCGACGAGATGTATTCGAATGAATACTATGTGTCGTCCAGGCTCGGTTCATCGACGCCGGGCACCAGCCGCAACCTCGCCGTCGAGCGCGTGACGGCCGTGCGCGCGGGCGCGATGCTGCACCGGCGCAGCCTGTGGACGGAAAACGATGACGCGCAGCTGCGCCTGACGCTCTACCAGAACCGCGTCAGCGACAATATCGGCCCGCGCCTGGGCATCCTCGTCGAAGGCTACGTGCCGGGATCGGGCAAGGTGCCGCCCGCGCTGTCGTCGTACCGCAACCTGGCCGGCTTCCGCACGCAGGGCGTGGAGCTCGAGTCCTACTACAACACGCCGCGCCTGTTTGCCAGCGCTTCGCTGTCGAAGCAGCGCGGCACCCGCACGGGAACGCAGCGCGACCCGTGGGGCCAGGACGAACCCGTGTCGACCATCGCGCCGGACAAGCTGATGGCGGGCCTGGGCTGGCGCTTCCCGGAACAGGGCGTCAGCATCGGCTGGCAGGGCCGTTTCGTGGCCAGGCAGGACCGCGTCCTGCCGATAGGGAGCGTGTACCGCTTGCCGCCGTCGAAGGGCTATGCGCTGCACACCTTGTTCGCGTCGTGGAATGGCAGGCAGGGCGCGTGGCGCGGCACGGAAGTGCGGCTGACGGTCGACAATGTCTTCAACCGCAACTACATGCCGTACCTGAGCGAGGCCGTGACCGGCGTGGGACGCAACGCGAAGCTGAGCGTGTCGAGAAAGTTCTAA
- a CDS encoding FGGY-family carbohydrate kinase yields MAAAAGDGPYILSIDNGTQSVRALLFDRDGRLEAKAQVFLEPYFSEHPGWAEHDADGYWQAVCEACQQLWRGTAIDKSQVKGVAVTTQRGTVVNVDEHGAPLRPAITWLDQRSTRDIPQLAPWWRAAFRATRLDGTIAYFRREAEINWISAHQPDIWRRTHKFLLLSGFLNYRLCGRYADSTGSQVAYIPFDYKRHAWAGRFDWKWQALAIKPSMLPDLLAPGTLMGAITQAAAAATGIPEGTPLLAAAADKACEVLGAGCVEPHVACLSYGTTATINTTNRKYVEVTRFIPPYPAAMPGAYSTEVQIFRGYWMVNWFKEQFGDRERAAAAEDGTGMSAEALFDRLVDAVPPGSMGLMLQPYWSPGIKVPGPEAKGAMIGFGDVHTRAHIYRAILEGLAYALREGKERIEQRSGIAITELRIAGGGSQSDAAMQLTADIFGLPAARAHVYESSGLGAAIAAAVGLGWHADFPGAVQAMTRKGRVFLPHPEHGKIYEQLYRRVYRKMYARLQPLYREIADITGYPE; encoded by the coding sequence GTGGCTGCCGCCGCGGGCGATGGCCCGTATATCCTCTCCATCGACAATGGCACGCAAAGCGTGCGCGCGCTGCTGTTCGACCGCGATGGCCGGCTGGAGGCGAAGGCGCAAGTCTTCCTCGAGCCGTATTTCTCCGAGCATCCCGGCTGGGCCGAGCATGACGCCGACGGCTACTGGCAAGCCGTGTGCGAAGCGTGCCAGCAGCTGTGGCGCGGCACGGCCATCGACAAATCGCAGGTGAAGGGCGTTGCCGTGACCACGCAGCGCGGCACGGTCGTCAACGTGGACGAGCATGGCGCGCCGCTGCGACCCGCCATCACCTGGCTGGACCAGCGCAGCACGCGCGACATTCCGCAACTGGCGCCGTGGTGGCGCGCCGCCTTCCGCGCCACGCGCCTCGATGGCACGATCGCGTATTTTCGCCGCGAGGCCGAGATCAACTGGATTAGCGCGCACCAGCCCGACATCTGGCGCCGCACGCACAAATTCCTGCTGCTGTCGGGCTTCCTGAATTACCGCCTCTGCGGGCGCTATGCCGATTCGACCGGTTCGCAGGTGGCGTATATCCCGTTCGACTACAAGCGCCACGCCTGGGCCGGGCGCTTCGACTGGAAGTGGCAGGCGCTGGCGATCAAGCCGTCCATGCTGCCCGACCTGCTGGCGCCGGGCACCCTGATGGGGGCCATCACGCAGGCGGCCGCCGCGGCGACCGGGATTCCTGAAGGGACGCCCCTGCTGGCGGCGGCCGCCGACAAGGCGTGCGAGGTGCTGGGCGCCGGCTGCGTCGAGCCGCACGTGGCCTGCCTGAGCTACGGCACCACGGCCACCATCAACACGACGAACCGGAAATACGTGGAAGTGACGCGCTTCATCCCGCCGTATCCTGCCGCCATGCCGGGCGCCTACAGCACGGAAGTGCAGATCTTTCGCGGCTACTGGATGGTCAACTGGTTCAAGGAGCAGTTTGGCGACCGCGAACGGGCGGCGGCGGCCGAGGATGGCACGGGCATGTCGGCCGAGGCGCTGTTCGACCGCCTGGTCGATGCCGTGCCGCCCGGCTCCATGGGACTGATGCTGCAGCCGTACTGGAGTCCCGGCATCAAGGTGCCGGGGCCGGAAGCGAAGGGCGCCATGATCGGTTTCGGCGACGTGCACACGCGCGCGCACATCTACCGCGCCATCCTGGAAGGACTCGCGTATGCGCTGCGCGAAGGCAAGGAGCGCATCGAACAGCGCAGCGGGATTGCGATTACGGAGCTGCGCATCGCCGGCGGCGGCTCGCAAAGCGACGCCGCCATGCAGCTGACGGCCGACATCTTCGGCTTGCCTGCCGCGCGCGCCCACGTGTATGAAAGCTCGGGCCTGGGCGCGGCCATCGCCGCCGCCGTGGGCCTGGGCTGGCATGCGGATTTCCCCGGCGCCGTGCAAGCCATGACGCGCAAGGGCAGGGTATTCCTGCCGCATCCCGAACACGGGAAAATCTACGAGCAGCTGTACCGGCGCGTGTACCGGAAAATGTATGCGCGGCTGCAACCCTTGTACCGCGAGATCGCCGACATCACCGGCTATCCGGAGTGA
- a CDS encoding glycerol-3-phosphate dehydrogenase/oxidase produces MNAAPRRDGLPELLAREWDVLIVGGGITGAGILLEAARRGLKALLVEQRDFAWGTSSRSSKLVHGGLRYLKQGQFAMTRESVHERVALLADAAGLVETQGFAFGDYIGRKPGRRQFMLGLAIYDMMAGRRARRYVDAADFAMLAPHINRDGLRGGMLYQDAKTDDARLVLRVLQEARRHGGAAVNYLGVESLLREGGQVLGATLNDGVGGARLAVRARLVISATGAWADGLRGQVGAPPKLRPLRGSHLLLPAWRLPLAQAVSLMHPRDGRPVFAYPWEGVTLVGTTDVDHGGQLDNEAAITRGELDYLLAALRWQFPQLALGEADVLATFAGVRPVIDSGRLDPSKEAREHALWLENGLLTVAGGKLTTFRVIALDALRQAAPLLPGWQADVRPRPIFAPVPPLTGQALLLDGEQRVRLQGRYGAAAQALCDAARDGELAQIPGTQTLWAQLRWGARMEDVQHLEDLLLRRTRLGLQLGGGALAIMPRLRAMCQGELGWSDARWDEEQQRYLALWRSHYSLPQGA; encoded by the coding sequence GTGAACGCCGCGCCGCGCCGGGACGGCTTGCCCGAACTGCTGGCGCGCGAGTGGGATGTCCTGATCGTCGGCGGCGGCATCACGGGCGCCGGCATCCTGCTGGAAGCAGCGCGGCGCGGCTTGAAGGCGCTGCTGGTGGAACAGCGCGATTTCGCCTGGGGCACGTCGAGCCGTTCGTCGAAGCTGGTGCACGGTGGCTTGCGCTACCTCAAGCAGGGCCAGTTCGCCATGACGCGCGAATCGGTGCACGAGCGGGTCGCCTTGCTGGCGGATGCGGCGGGGCTGGTCGAGACGCAGGGCTTTGCCTTCGGCGACTATATCGGCCGGAAACCGGGCCGGCGCCAGTTCATGCTGGGGCTGGCCATCTACGACATGATGGCGGGCCGCCGCGCGCGCCGCTATGTCGACGCGGCGGACTTCGCCATGCTGGCGCCGCACATCAACCGCGACGGCCTGCGCGGCGGCATGCTGTACCAGGACGCCAAGACGGACGATGCGCGCCTGGTGCTGCGTGTGCTGCAGGAAGCCCGGCGCCATGGCGGCGCGGCCGTCAATTACCTGGGCGTGGAGTCCTTGCTGCGCGAGGGGGGGCAGGTGCTGGGCGCCACCTTGAACGATGGCGTCGGCGGCGCCCGGCTGGCCGTGCGCGCGCGCCTGGTGATCAGCGCCACGGGCGCCTGGGCCGACGGCCTGCGTGGCCAGGTCGGCGCGCCGCCGAAGCTGCGGCCCCTGCGCGGCAGCCATCTGCTGCTGCCGGCCTGGCGCCTGCCGCTGGCGCAAGCCGTCAGCCTGATGCACCCGCGGGATGGCCGTCCCGTCTTCGCCTATCCGTGGGAGGGCGTGACCCTGGTCGGCACCACCGACGTCGACCACGGCGGCCAGCTGGACAACGAGGCGGCCATCACGCGCGGCGAGCTCGATTACCTGCTGGCCGCGCTGCGCTGGCAGTTTCCGCAGCTGGCGCTGGGCGAGGCCGACGTGCTGGCCACGTTCGCCGGGGTGCGGCCCGTGATCGACAGCGGCCGGCTTGACCCGTCGAAGGAAGCGCGCGAACATGCGCTATGGCTGGAAAACGGCTTGCTGACGGTGGCCGGCGGCAAGCTGACGACCTTCCGCGTGATCGCCCTCGACGCGCTGCGCCAGGCCGCGCCGCTGCTGCCCGGCTGGCAGGCGGATGTGCGCCCGCGGCCCATCTTCGCGCCGGTGCCGCCCCTGACAGGCCAGGCCTTGCTGCTCGATGGCGAACAGCGCGTGCGCCTGCAAGGCCGCTATGGCGCGGCCGCGCAGGCGCTGTGCGATGCGGCGCGCGATGGCGAACTGGCGCAAATTCCCGGCACGCAGACCCTGTGGGCGCAGCTGCGCTGGGGCGCGCGCATGGAGGACGTGCAGCACCTGGAAGACCTGCTGCTGCGGCGCACGCGCCTCGGTTTGCAGCTGGGCGGCGGCGCGCTTGCTATCATGCCGCGCCTGCGCGCCATGTGCCAGGGGGAGCTGGGCTGGAGCGATGCGCGCTGGGACGAGGAGCAGCAACGCTACCTGGCCCTGTGGCGCAGCCATTACAGCCTGCCGCAGGGCGCATGA
- a CDS encoding FAD-binding oxidoreductase produces the protein MQRWNGWGDESIVYALGGEALAFLGERLGPGTPILDATFDDACAQVPASRLAPHPLIDTKPATRVRHALGQSLPDWFKLRHGRIGAVPDGVAFPDSALQVRQLLAYARQACVAVIPHGGGTSVAGHLTVAAGPRPVLSISLTRLCALGHLDREARLATFGAGVYGPDLEAQLRAHGYTLGHYPQSFEYSTLGGWIATRSSGQQSLRYGRIEQLFAGGEVETPAGTLTIPTFPASAAGIDLREMVLGSEGRMGIVTQATVRIAPLPPYEAFHAVFFADWAQAQAAVRALAQADMPLSLLRLSNALETQTMLTLAGHKKLVGLLERYLSLRGCGDGKCMLMVGASGAAGPARAALRGALALARRHKGVHVGRHMGDKWKQGRFRNVYLRNGAWEHGYVIDTVETAVDWPRVTPMMAALEQAGRSALAAHGEQVHAYTHLSHLYPQGASVYTTYVYRLAPTFEENMARWRSLKDAASTAIVANGGTISHQHGVGTDHAPWLAAEKGELGMAAMRALFRQVDPQGMMNPGKLLPEAGGAL, from the coding sequence ATGCAACGCTGGAATGGCTGGGGGGACGAAAGCATCGTGTATGCGCTGGGTGGCGAGGCGCTGGCATTCCTGGGCGAGCGGCTGGGGCCGGGCACGCCCATTCTGGACGCCACGTTTGACGACGCCTGCGCGCAGGTGCCCGCCTCGCGCCTGGCGCCGCATCCGCTGATCGACACGAAGCCGGCCACGCGCGTGCGCCATGCGCTGGGCCAGAGCCTGCCCGACTGGTTCAAGCTGCGCCACGGCCGTATCGGCGCCGTGCCCGATGGCGTGGCCTTTCCCGACAGCGCGCTGCAGGTGCGCCAGCTGCTCGCGTATGCGCGCCAGGCGTGCGTGGCCGTCATCCCGCATGGCGGCGGCACCAGCGTGGCCGGGCACCTGACGGTGGCGGCCGGGCCGCGCCCCGTGCTGTCGATCAGCCTCACGCGTCTGTGCGCGCTGGGCCACCTGGACCGCGAGGCGCGCCTGGCCACGTTCGGCGCGGGCGTGTATGGCCCCGACCTGGAAGCGCAGCTGCGCGCGCATGGCTACACGCTGGGCCACTATCCGCAGTCGTTCGAATATTCGACCCTGGGCGGCTGGATCGCCACGCGCTCGTCGGGCCAGCAATCGCTGCGCTACGGCCGCATCGAGCAGCTGTTCGCGGGCGGTGAAGTGGAGACGCCGGCCGGTACCCTGACGATCCCCACCTTTCCCGCTTCGGCGGCCGGCATCGACCTGCGCGAAATGGTGCTGGGATCGGAAGGCCGGATGGGCATCGTGACGCAGGCCACCGTGCGCATCGCGCCGCTGCCGCCGTATGAAGCGTTCCACGCCGTGTTCTTTGCCGACTGGGCCCAGGCGCAGGCGGCCGTGCGGGCGCTGGCGCAGGCCGATATGCCGCTGTCGCTGCTGCGCCTGTCGAACGCGCTGGAGACGCAAACCATGCTGACCCTGGCCGGACATAAAAAACTGGTGGGGCTGCTGGAGCGCTACCTGTCGCTGCGCGGCTGCGGCGACGGCAAATGCATGCTGATGGTGGGCGCCAGCGGCGCGGCCGGGCCGGCGCGCGCGGCCCTGCGCGGCGCGCTGGCGCTGGCGCGGCGGCACAAGGGCGTGCACGTGGGGCGGCACATGGGCGACAAGTGGAAGCAGGGGCGCTTTCGCAACGTCTACCTGCGCAACGGTGCCTGGGAACACGGCTATGTGATCGACACGGTGGAAACGGCCGTCGACTGGCCCCGCGTGACGCCGATGATGGCGGCGCTCGAGCAGGCGGGCCGCAGCGCGCTGGCCGCGCATGGCGAGCAGGTGCACGCCTACACGCATTTGTCGCACCTGTACCCGCAGGGCGCCAGCGTCTACACCACGTATGTGTACCGGCTGGCGCCCACGTTCGAGGAAAACATGGCGCGCTGGCGCAGCCTGAAGGATGCGGCCAGCACCGCCATCGTGGCCAACGGCGGCACCATCAGCCACCAGCATGGCGTAGGCACCGACCACGCGCCGTGGCTGGCGGCCGAGAAGGGGGAGCTGGGCATGGCTGCCATGCGCGCGCTGTTCCGCCAGGTCGACCCGCAGGGCATGATGAATCCCGGCAAACTGCTGCCCGAGGCGGGAGGCGCATTGTGA
- a CDS encoding AraC family transcriptional regulator produces MTGTDSHPAEGRVAGAYLQPLLEAAGAHGISAAALAQAAGVAPHGLDASLANLPARDYVRLLDAGAALAGDAHFGLHVGQRVRMGTYSAYGLILLSCKNVGQALEQTARYERLAHDLGRSSVQRDGAVAHYRWTSHYPAASRHLVDSVFAGIRVCGDWLAGVALPPARLAFTHDGGGELLRHAAHRDEYVRVLGSLPAFGAAANTATFDAQLLDWPVPNADVSLYPVLCQHAEQLLAQRQGEDGAGIEAQVHAAIVAGLRHGSARLAGVAAALAVTPRTLQRKLADADTSFQALLDQARYGLARDYLRQPGLSLVDIAFLLGYQEQSAFNHAFRTWAGTNPGAWRLQQLQARQADL; encoded by the coding sequence ATGACAGGCACTGACAGCCATCCCGCCGAAGGCCGGGTCGCCGGCGCCTACCTGCAGCCGCTGCTGGAAGCGGCCGGCGCGCACGGCATCTCAGCTGCCGCCCTGGCGCAGGCGGCCGGCGTGGCGCCGCACGGCCTCGATGCCTCGCTGGCCAACCTGCCCGCGCGCGACTATGTGCGCCTGCTCGACGCCGGCGCCGCGCTGGCGGGCGACGCGCATTTCGGCCTGCACGTGGGCCAGCGCGTGCGCATGGGCACGTACAGCGCATATGGCTTGATACTGCTCAGCTGCAAGAACGTGGGCCAGGCGCTGGAGCAGACGGCCCGCTATGAACGGCTGGCGCACGACCTGGGCCGCTCCAGCGTGCAGCGCGACGGCGCCGTTGCGCACTACCGCTGGACCAGCCACTATCCGGCCGCCAGCCGGCACCTGGTCGACAGCGTCTTTGCCGGCATCCGCGTCTGCGGCGACTGGCTGGCCGGCGTGGCGCTGCCGCCCGCCCGGCTGGCGTTCACCCATGATGGCGGCGGCGAACTGCTGCGCCACGCGGCCCACCGCGACGAATACGTGCGCGTGCTGGGCAGCCTGCCCGCCTTCGGCGCCGCGGCCAACACGGCCACCTTCGACGCGCAATTGCTGGACTGGCCCGTGCCGAATGCGGACGTCAGCCTGTATCCCGTGCTGTGCCAGCATGCGGAACAATTGCTGGCGCAGCGCCAAGGCGAGGATGGCGCCGGCATCGAAGCGCAGGTGCACGCCGCCATCGTGGCCGGCCTGCGCCACGGTTCGGCCAGGCTGGCCGGCGTGGCCGCCGCGCTGGCCGTCACGCCGCGCACCTTGCAGCGCAAGCTGGCCGACGCGGACACCAGCTTCCAGGCCTTGCTCGACCAGGCCCGCTACGGCCTGGCGCGCGATTACCTGCGCCAGCCGGGCCTGTCGCTGGTCGACATCGCCTTTTTGCTCGGCTACCAGGAGCAAAGCGCGTTCAACCATGCGTTTCGCACCTGGGCCGGCACCAATCCCGGCGCCTGGCGGTTGCAGCAATTGCAGGCCAGGCAAGCGGATTTGTAG